CCGACCTGGGTGTTCCGCTGTTCAGCCCCGACTCGGAGCGCGCCCCGCCCCGCTCAGCGCAGCCGGCGGCACGCGGCGGACTTCACCGCGAGGTACACGCGCACGCCCGGGGCCACGCCCAGCTCACGCACGGACGTGGCGGTGAGCCGCACCACCCAGCCCACACCCGCGACGTCCACGGTGGCGGCGGCCTCTCCCTCCGCCGCGGACTCCACTCCGAGCACCGTGCCCTCCAGCACGTTGCGCGCGGACACGCCGGACAGCGGGCCCATGGAGAGCAGCACGTCCTCGGACGGCACCGCGTACGCCGCGCGCGTGCCCGCCGACAGCTCCGGCGCGTCCGGCACCCAGAGCGCCAGCCCTTCCGCCACCCGCAGCCGCAGGCCCCCGGCTTCCGGACGCTCCAGCATGCCCTCCAGGATGTTCTCCTCGCCCTCCCCTTCCGCCGCGAGGAGCCCGCGTGCCGTCGGGCCCAGCACCTGGGAGGCGGCGCCCACCGCGCGGACCCGGCCCTCGTCCAGCAGCAGCGCTTCGTGGGCCAGGACTCGCGCTTCTCCGAGCTGGTGCGTCACGTACAGCATCGGCACGCGGGCCTCGTCGCGCACCCGCAGCAGGTACGGCAGCACCCGCTCCTTCAGCGCCAGGTCCAGGGCGGCCAGCGGTTCGTCCAGCAGCAGCAACGCCGGGTCCGTGGCCAGCGCGCGCGCCAGGGCCACGCGCTGCTTCTCGCCTCCGGAGAGCGTCGCGGGATAGCGGCTCAGCAGCGGCGCCAGCTCCAGGAGGGCAATGGCCTCGTCCGCTCGCGAGGCCCGTCCCTTGCGCGCTCCGAAGCGCACGTTCTGTCCCACGGTGAGGTGCGGGAAGAGCAGCGCGTCCTGCGGCACGTAGCCCATGCGCCGCGCCTCCGGCGGCACGTCCACGCCCGCCGCGCTGTCGAGCAGCACGCGCCCGCCGACCTCCACGCGGCCCCTTGCTCCGCGCCTGAGTCCCGCGAGCACCTCCAGCAGCGACGTCTTCCCCGAGCCCGAGCGCCCCATCACCGCCACGGAGGCGCCAGCGAGACGCGTCTCCACCTCCAGCGTGAAGCGCGCCAGCGGCAGCCGGATGGACAGGACCAGGCTCACGCGCGCACCCGCCGTCCCCGCCGCCGTGTCACCACCTCCGTCGCGTACACCGCCGCGAAGGCCAGCAGCGCCGCCACGCCCGCCAGTTGCAGCGCCTGCGCGTCCTCGCCCAGCTGCGTGCGGTGGAAGATGGCCAGCGACAGCGTCTGCGTGCGCCCGGGGATGTTGCCCGCCACCAGCACCGTCGCGCCGAACTCCCCCAGCGCCCGGGAGAACGCCAGCAGCGCCCCCACCAGCACGCCCCGCCACGCCAGCGGCAACGTCACCCGGAAGAACGCCCGCACCCGCGAGTCCCCCAGCGTGCGCGCCACCGCCACCAGCCTCGGGTCCACCTCCTCGAACCCCGAGCGCGCCGAGCGCACCAGCAGCGGGAAGGCCATCACCGCGCTCGCCAGCACCACCGCCTTCGGGGTGAAGACCACCTCCACGCCCCACGCGTCCAGCACGCGGCCCAGGGGCCCGTTGCGCGCCAGCAGCTCCAGCAGCACCAGGCCCACCGCCGTGGGCGGCAGCACCATGGGCAGCGCCAGCACCGTCTCCACCACGCCCTTGCCCGGCCCGTCCCAGCGCGCCAGCGCGTACGCCACCGCCACGCCGGGCGGCAGGATGAGCAGCGTGGCCACCGCCGCCACCGTCACCGTGAAGAGGACCAGCCCCGCCGTGCCTTCCATCACGGGACGCGCGGCTCCGCCCCGAGCACGACGAAGCCCTGCCTCGCGAAGACCTTGCGCGCGCCCTCCGTCTGGAGGAAGCGCACGAAGGCCCGCCCTGCTTCCGGCGCCTTCCCCTTCGCCAGCGCCGCCACCGGGTAGACGATGCGCGGCGCGTCCGTGTCCGGCACCGCGAACGCCACCCGCACCTTCTTCGACTGCGCCGCGTCCGTCGCGTACACCACGCCCGCGTCCACCCGCCCCGACTCCACCGCCGCCAGCGCGGCGCGCACGTCCAGCGCCGGCACCACCTTCGGCTCCAGCGCCTTCCACAGCCCCGCCTTCTCCAGCCAGCCCTTCGCGTACACCCCCGCGGGCACCGCCGCCGGGTCCGCCAGCGCCAGCCGCTTCACCGCCTTCAGGTCCCCCGGCCCCGCCAGCGCCCCCTTCGCCTCCGCCGGCACCACCACCACCAGCCGGTTCGAGAGCAGGTCCACCCGGGTGCCGGGTTGCACCAGCCCCACCCGCTCCAGGGTGTCCAGGCGGACGGCGTCCGCGGAGAGGAAGGCATCCGCCGGAGCCCCCGCCGTCGCCTGCCGGGCCAGGTCACTGGAGGCTCCGAAGGCGAACTCCACCTCGTGGCCCGTGGCCTTCGTGAAGGCCGGCCCCAGCTCCTGGAGGGCGTTCGTGGTGCTCGCCGCCGCGAATATCAGCGCCTTCTCCGCGTCAGCGGGCATGGCCGTGAACAGAAGAAGAAGAGAGCAGGCGAGGGAGAAGGGACGCATGATGGGATGCTTCTCACGTTCCAGGGCAGCCGAGGAGCCATTGTCCACATGGCCTCGCCCGTCGAGACAACTGGTTGACCCGCGCCCCCCAGGCCGCTAAGGAATACTCCGTGTCGCGGAATATCCACAAAGAGGAAGAAGACGTCTCGGCGGACGTGCTGAAGCTCCAGCAGCTGCTGCTCGCGCTGGGCCGGCGTCGTTCGCTCCGTGACCCCATCGCGAGCACGTGCGAGCAGCTCCAGTTCACGCCGCCGCAGGTGCATGCCCTGCTGTGGCTCGGGCAGGACGGCGCGCTCACCATGGGCGAGCTCGCCCGACGACTCGGCGTCACGGAGAAGACCGTCACCGGGGTGGTGGACCGACTGGAGCGCGAGGGCCACCTCATGCGCGAGCGCAGCGTGTCCGACCGCCGCGTCGTCCGCTGTCGCCTCACGCCCGACGGTCAGGCGACCTTCCAGAAGCTCGAGCGCTTCATGAACCAGGGCATGGGTCAGCTCCTCGGCGTCCTCGATACCAGCGACCGCAAGGCCCTCTTCCGCATCCTGGAGAAGCTCCTGCGCCGCATCGACACGCTGCAGCCCGCGACTCCCGCCTCGCGCGAGCGCTCCGCCTGACGCGGGCGCCGGTCAGGGCTCGCCCGGTACCGGCGCACGGACGTTTCCCAGGCTGGCGCTCGCCGGGTTGCCGGGGAGGCGAGCGCCAGGGCGCGGGCCCTCCCGGCCACTTCATGGAGCGGCCTGACGGCCCCCGGCGCCTTCGCGCCAGGGCGGTTTGCGTCCCTGGCCAAGGCCTCGCGGGTGGGAACGGGCGAGGTGACTCCCCACGGCGTACATTGGGAGGGAGGACGCGATGAAGCGAACCACACGCACGCTGTCCGTGGGGCTGGGGCTGGTCCTCGCGCTGACCGCCTGCCGCAAGAGCAGCGAGGAACCCGCTTCCGCCCCTCCGGCGCCGACCCGGGAGGAGGCTCCCGCGAGCCCCGCCACCGGCGCACGGGGTGGCGCACCCGCCAAGCAGCCGATGCCTCCGGACATGGGGGCCGCGCTCGCCTCCGTCGCCCCGCTGGTGGAGTCCGTGCGCGCCGCCGTCGTCAACGTGGAGGTGCGCGCGGCCGCGCCGTCCCGCCGCACGCGGGAGGACGCTCCCTGGGGCGAGGAGGGCGAGTCCCCCTTCGGTGACGCTCCCTGGGGCCCCTTCACGCCCTTCGGCCCCCAGGGCCCGTCCGAGGAGCGGCCGCGCCAGGGGCTCGGCTCGGGCTTCATCATCGACGGCCGGGGACTGGTGCTCACCAACAACCACGTCGTGCAGGACGCGACGAAAATCCAGGTGCAGCTCCCCGACGGGCGCGAGCTGGGCGCGAAGGTGCTGGGCACGGACCCGCTCACCGACGTGGCGCTGCTCCAGCTCCAGCTTCCCGCCGACGCGAAGGCGCTGCCGGTGGTGCGGCTGGGTGACTCGGAGGCGCTGCGCGTGGGCGACTGGGTGGTGGCCATCGGCAACCCCTTCGGCCTGGGCTCCAGCGTCAGCCTGGGCATCGTCTCCGCCAAGGCGCGCAACATCGAGGCGGGCCCCTTCGACGAGTTCCTCCAGACGGATGCCGCCATCAACCCCGGCAACTCCGGCGGCCCGCTCTTCAACCTCCGTGG
The window above is part of the Pyxidicoccus trucidator genome. Proteins encoded here:
- the modC gene encoding molybdenum ABC transporter ATP-binding protein; translation: MSLVLSIRLPLARFTLEVETRLAGASVAVMGRSGSGKTSLLEVLAGLRRGARGRVEVGGRVLLDSAAGVDVPPEARRMGYVPQDALLFPHLTVGQNVRFGARKGRASRADEAIALLELAPLLSRYPATLSGGEKQRVALARALATDPALLLLDEPLAALDLALKERVLPYLLRVRDEARVPMLYVTHQLGEARVLAHEALLLDEGRVRAVGAASQVLGPTARGLLAAEGEGEENILEGMLERPEAGGLRLRVAEGLALWVPDAPELSAGTRAAYAVPSEDVLLSMGPLSGVSARNVLEGTVLGVESAAEGEAAATVDVAGVGWVVRLTATSVRELGVAPGVRVYLAVKSAACRRLR
- a CDS encoding MarR family winged helix-turn-helix transcriptional regulator; its protein translation is MSRNIHKEEEDVSADVLKLQQLLLALGRRRSLRDPIASTCEQLQFTPPQVHALLWLGQDGALTMGELARRLGVTEKTVTGVVDRLEREGHLMRERSVSDRRVVRCRLTPDGQATFQKLERFMNQGMGQLLGVLDTSDRKALFRILEKLLRRIDTLQPATPASRERSA
- the modB gene encoding molybdate ABC transporter permease subunit — its product is MEGTAGLVLFTVTVAAVATLLILPPGVAVAYALARWDGPGKGVVETVLALPMVLPPTAVGLVLLELLARNGPLGRVLDAWGVEVVFTPKAVVLASAVMAFPLLVRSARSGFEEVDPRLVAVARTLGDSRVRAFFRVTLPLAWRGVLVGALLAFSRALGEFGATVLVAGNIPGRTQTLSLAIFHRTQLGEDAQALQLAGVAALLAFAAVYATEVVTRRRGRRVRA
- a CDS encoding trypsin-like peptidase domain-containing protein, yielding MKRTTRTLSVGLGLVLALTACRKSSEEPASAPPAPTREEAPASPATGARGGAPAKQPMPPDMGAALASVAPLVESVRAAVVNVEVRAAAPSRRTREDAPWGEEGESPFGDAPWGPFTPFGPQGPSEERPRQGLGSGFIIDGRGLVLTNNHVVQDATKIQVQLPDGRELGAKVLGTDPLTDVALLQLQLPADAKALPVVRLGDSEALRVGDWVVAIGNPFGLGSSVSLGIVSAKARNIEAGPFDEFLQTDAAINPGNSGGPLFNLRGEVVGINTAIVGGGTGIGFAVPSNLVRALVPQLEKEGAVTRGWLGVAVQDLTADLGEALGLPAREGAVVTDVTGDTPAAAAGLQPDDVIVAADGQPIDSGRTLTRTVAMKPPGAPLTLSVYRGGKKEELKATLGTRPDLEGVAVRSRPDAPEEPPHQRVGLGLADLDARLARTQGLPAAGALVTDVDEGSVAGHAGLMPGMVVVEAGGQPVRRARDLMRLLRAAKPGEPVLLRVVMPGGQRELRALTVPEE
- the modA gene encoding molybdate ABC transporter substrate-binding protein codes for the protein MRPFSLACSLLLLFTAMPADAEKALIFAAASTTNALQELGPAFTKATGHEVEFAFGASSDLARQATAGAPADAFLSADAVRLDTLERVGLVQPGTRVDLLSNRLVVVVPAEAKGALAGPGDLKAVKRLALADPAAVPAGVYAKGWLEKAGLWKALEPKVVPALDVRAALAAVESGRVDAGVVYATDAAQSKKVRVAFAVPDTDAPRIVYPVAALAKGKAPEAGRAFVRFLQTEGARKVFARQGFVVLGAEPRVP